One Desulfobulbus oligotrophicus DNA segment encodes these proteins:
- a CDS encoding N-6 DNA methylase produces MDEGARDRQRGTQGMNAGIDTKESSMNTKDIIDHIFRDPATKYELTEFENLGKAIHDILAIYPKTAATGRDAGKTKYYLKSFIPFSSGNEEVQVYVENGKANPEEIVRQLWVYKLIHQYGYKMDEIDLEAGVQFGTEVGTKAADIIVYTDNTKETPKIIVECKKPKRKDGIEQLKSYMNAKGAPVAVWSNGSDSIILYRPYPKEFDDTLFDIPKRGQEPKDVLETKKTLLQLKKDFNFKKIIQDLEELVLADSGKDEFNEIFKLIFAKIWDEKEALENRRDRTVEFGKALDPDITFDRINGLFKKACEEWPGIFKENEDIELAKRHLQVCVGPIEGVRLLGSNLRIMDDAFEYLLPTESKKKKGQFFTPRHVVEMCVRMLNPTRKEYVMDPACGSGGFLLHAMEWCYPVGDNDQRELRKHKYAAKYLWGIDFEARAAKTSRALMLIAGDGHTNIFGPDVNSLDPKTWYESGSGQALMLGLRQAKLTAKKIPEQENLRDEDKAWEYFNELKFDVILANPPFAGEIKDRKMLVHYDLAKPALKRAGSNKSPKEERDVLFIERILKMLRPGGRAAIVLPQGKFNNSSLAFIREWILKKARLLAVVGLHPNTFKPHTGTKTSVLFVQKYTRQQLADIARVHDEVAKDCPAFDAEIQALLDENEGDVAEDAIPEAVADLLAETFNEPEAEEPAENGDGEKSDEEAAELPSDEERIAQAEEKVDNLRGELLRVKQKLADLDSDVEALAQQQEQDLDALASAWTGNKGDLRFQVKEMRATYKVDTQTLKQSQKEKSKRYKAEIKRLEKEIPIAERDLKLLTNRGKLELILADTDLIDTLKERWIAAEVAKRLDYPIFMAVSERGGKNNSGDYEYVLDADGHLMEEASGQPKIDQDLVNYDLTAADLFNAATIPDDQLCVAEAFVRFAQAEGFDFWGAG; encoded by the coding sequence GTGGATGAAGGCGCACGCGACCGGCAAAGGGGAACCCAAGGCATGAACGCCGGAATCGACACTAAGGAATCTTCCATGAACACCAAAGATATCATCGATCATATCTTCAGGGACCCGGCCACCAAATACGAGCTGACCGAGTTCGAAAACCTCGGCAAGGCGATTCACGACATCCTGGCGATCTACCCAAAAACGGCCGCCACGGGTCGGGATGCGGGCAAAACCAAGTACTACCTGAAAAGCTTCATTCCCTTTTCCTCGGGCAACGAGGAGGTACAGGTCTACGTCGAGAACGGCAAGGCCAACCCCGAAGAGATCGTGCGCCAGCTGTGGGTCTACAAGCTGATCCACCAGTACGGCTACAAGATGGACGAGATCGACCTGGAGGCCGGCGTGCAGTTCGGCACTGAGGTCGGCACCAAGGCAGCGGACATCATCGTCTACACCGACAACACCAAGGAAACGCCGAAGATCATCGTTGAGTGCAAAAAGCCCAAGCGCAAAGACGGCATCGAGCAGCTCAAGAGTTACATGAACGCCAAGGGCGCGCCGGTGGCGGTCTGGTCCAACGGCAGTGACAGCATCATTCTTTACCGGCCCTATCCAAAAGAATTCGACGACACCCTGTTCGATATCCCCAAGCGCGGGCAGGAGCCGAAGGACGTTCTGGAAACCAAGAAGACCCTGCTGCAGCTCAAGAAGGACTTCAACTTCAAAAAGATCATTCAGGACCTGGAAGAACTGGTGCTGGCCGACAGCGGCAAGGACGAATTCAACGAGATCTTCAAGCTGATCTTCGCCAAGATCTGGGATGAAAAAGAGGCGCTCGAAAACCGCAGGGACAGGACCGTCGAGTTCGGCAAGGCCCTTGACCCTGATATCACCTTCGACCGCATCAACGGCCTGTTCAAAAAGGCCTGCGAGGAGTGGCCCGGCATCTTTAAGGAGAATGAAGATATCGAACTGGCCAAGCGCCACCTGCAGGTCTGCGTCGGCCCCATCGAGGGTGTGCGGTTGCTGGGCTCCAACCTGCGCATCATGGACGACGCCTTTGAATACCTGCTGCCCACCGAATCCAAGAAGAAGAAAGGCCAATTCTTCACCCCTCGTCATGTGGTGGAGATGTGCGTGCGCATGCTCAACCCGACACGGAAGGAGTACGTCATGGACCCGGCCTGCGGTTCCGGGGGCTTTTTGCTGCACGCCATGGAGTGGTGCTATCCGGTCGGGGACAATGACCAACGCGAACTCCGCAAGCACAAGTACGCTGCCAAGTATCTCTGGGGCATCGATTTCGAGGCCCGCGCCGCCAAGACCTCCCGCGCCCTGATGCTGATCGCCGGCGACGGCCACACCAATATCTTCGGCCCGGATGTGAACAGCCTTGACCCCAAAACCTGGTATGAAAGCGGCTCCGGCCAGGCCCTGATGCTTGGCCTGCGCCAGGCCAAGCTGACCGCCAAGAAGATTCCGGAGCAGGAAAACCTCAGGGATGAAGACAAGGCCTGGGAATACTTCAACGAGTTAAAGTTCGACGTCATCCTCGCCAATCCGCCCTTTGCCGGAGAAATAAAGGACCGCAAGATGCTGGTTCACTACGATCTGGCCAAACCGGCCCTGAAACGGGCCGGCAGTAACAAATCCCCCAAGGAAGAGCGCGACGTGCTCTTTATCGAGCGTATCTTGAAGATGCTGCGCCCCGGCGGCCGGGCCGCCATCGTTTTGCCCCAGGGTAAGTTCAACAACTCGTCGCTGGCCTTTATCCGTGAGTGGATCTTGAAAAAAGCGCGGCTGCTGGCAGTGGTCGGGCTGCACCCCAACACCTTCAAACCTCATACCGGCACCAAGACCTCGGTGCTCTTTGTGCAGAAATACACCAGGCAGCAACTCGCCGATATCGCCCGCGTTCATGACGAGGTGGCCAAGGATTGCCCGGCTTTTGATGCCGAGATTCAGGCCCTGCTCGATGAGAACGAGGGCGATGTGGCGGAGGACGCCATCCCCGAAGCGGTGGCCGACCTGCTCGCCGAGACCTTCAACGAACCAGAGGCGGAAGAGCCTGCTGAGAATGGCGACGGTGAAAAGAGCGACGAAGAGGCCGCTGAGCTGCCCTCTGATGAAGAACGCATCGCCCAGGCCGAAGAGAAGGTAGACAACCTGCGGGGCGAGCTGCTGCGGGTGAAGCAGAAGCTCGCCGACCTCGACAGCGACGTGGAAGCACTGGCGCAGCAGCAGGAGCAGGACCTGGACGCCCTGGCCAGCGCCTGGACAGGCAACAAGGGGGACCTGCGCTTTCAGGTTAAGGAAATGAGGGCCACCTACAAGGTTGATACCCAGACCCTCAAGCAGAGCCAGAAGGAAAAATCTAAACGCTACAAGGCTGAGATCAAGCGGCTGGAAAAGGAGATCCCGATTGCCGAGCGCGACCTGAAACTGCTCACCAATCGCGGCAAGCTGGAGTTGATTCTGGCTGACACCGACCTGATCGACACCTTGAAGGAGCGCTGGATCGCCGCCGAGGTGGCCAAACGGCTCGACTACCCGATCTTTATGGCGGTGAGTGAGCGCGGCGGCAAGAACAACTCCGGTGATTACGAGTATGTGCTCGATGCGGACGGCCACCTGATGGAAGAGGCCAGCGGCCAGCCCAAGATCGACCAGGATCTGGTCAACTACGACCTGACCGCAGCCGACCTTTTCAATGCTGCCACCATCCCCGATGACCAACTCTGCGTAGCCGAGGCCTTTGTGCGCTTTGCGCAAGCTGAGGGGTTTGATTTCTGGGGGGCGGGGTGA
- a CDS encoding PDDEXK nuclease domain-containing protein, translating to MSDKPDKLPTDYVGLLADIKQRVRHAQTRAVLAVNAELIRLYWEIGALIDRRQKQQGWGAGVIPRLARDLHNELPEEKGFSERNIKRMLTFYREYPHLKFVPQAVAQIESEPKGPQATALFPADLIQSVPWGHHAELITKVKDPTTRHWYMQASLANGWSRTILVMQIETAAHQRQGRATTNFAKRLPPPDSDLVQQTLKDPYLFDFLTLETSFHERELETDLIAHLEKFLLELGQGFAFVGRQYHLDIGEQDFYIDLLFYHLKLRCYVVIDLKRGNFKPEYAGKMNFYCSVVDDRLSHATDKPTIGLILCQQPNRVLAEYALRGVDKPIGVSSFELTRALPKSLESSLPTIEEIERELEGDKP from the coding sequence ATGAGCGACAAACCCGACAAACTACCTACCGACTACGTCGGGTTGTTGGCCGATATCAAGCAGCGGGTGCGTCATGCCCAGACCCGCGCCGTGCTGGCGGTCAATGCCGAGTTGATCCGCCTCTACTGGGAAATCGGCGCCCTGATCGACCGCCGCCAAAAACAACAGGGCTGGGGCGCCGGGGTGATCCCGCGCCTTGCCCGCGATCTGCACAACGAGTTGCCGGAGGAAAAGGGATTTTCCGAACGTAACATCAAGCGGATGCTGACTTTTTACCGCGAATATCCTCACCTGAAATTTGTGCCACAGGCTGTGGCACAAATCGAATCCGAGCCAAAAGGGCCACAGGCTACGGCACTTTTTCCGGCCGACCTGATCCAGTCCGTGCCCTGGGGCCACCACGCCGAGCTGATCACCAAGGTCAAGGATCCGACCACCCGCCACTGGTATATGCAGGCAAGCCTTGCCAATGGCTGGAGCCGCACTATTTTGGTCATGCAAATTGAAACCGCCGCCCATCAGCGACAGGGACGGGCCACCACCAACTTTGCCAAACGCCTGCCGCCACCCGATTCCGATCTGGTGCAGCAAACCCTGAAAGATCCCTACCTGTTTGACTTTCTCACCCTGGAAACGAGTTTTCACGAACGCGAGCTGGAAACCGACCTCATCGCCCATCTGGAAAAATTCCTGCTGGAACTGGGCCAGGGGTTTGCCTTTGTCGGGCGGCAATACCACCTTGATATCGGCGAGCAGGATTTCTACATCGACCTGCTCTTCTACCACCTCAAACTGCGCTGCTATGTGGTGATCGATCTCAAACGCGGCAATTTCAAACCGGAATATGCCGGCAAGATGAACTTCTATTGCAGCGTTGTCGATGACCGACTGAGTCATGCAACCGACAAGCCGACCATCGGCCTGATCCTCTGCCAGCAGCCCAACCGTGTGCTGGCGGAATACGCCTTGCGTGGAGTTGATAAACCCATTGGGGTATCCAGCTTTGAATTGACCCGCGCCTTACCGAAGAGCCTGGAAAGCAGCCTGCCGACCATCGAAGAGATCGAACGTGAATTGGAAGGGGATAAACCATGA
- a CDS encoding restriction endonuclease subunit S — protein sequence MAAINHVMLSDAVSNNRFSAEFFDPQYVFKPNNSVCWAPIGRILKKCEYGISISMNTESKGFPIFRMNELNNCFALRPEKFAAISRQVFEQYRLNENDVLFNRTNSFDFVGRTGIVKDQTDCTFASYLIRLVPDRNVILPEYLAVYLNTQFGIGQIKRRAMRSINQANVSGSEVKRILIPLVAPETQEHIAELVNASYQVSKESEAYYTQAQQLLESELGLDRLRFDKPVGYTARFSVIGLSDSVSANRIDAQCFSPEAVFYEDWLLKHANCDRLNLLLASTAKGRQQAEAETGTADYCSIKHITSCEIVGASKASPSAGTPNARKDDLLLAITGATIGKIGIVNRYDNLVFSGDMLRLRANGAVNPHYLLLTLDHHLGQVQFNRWITGSTNGHLAQRDVSRVLVPRLAPEKEKQIAVLVAESLEKRQESEQLLDQAKSRVEQLIEEAVRA from the coding sequence ATGGCTGCAATCAATCATGTAATGCTCAGTGATGCAGTTTCCAATAACAGATTCTCAGCCGAATTTTTTGATCCACAATATGTGTTTAAACCAAACAATTCCGTGTGTTGGGCACCAATCGGACGAATCCTGAAAAAATGTGAATACGGCATTTCCATTTCGATGAATACTGAAAGCAAGGGTTTCCCTATTTTCAGAATGAACGAATTGAACAACTGCTTTGCCTTACGACCAGAAAAATTCGCAGCTATCTCACGGCAAGTATTTGAGCAGTACCGATTAAACGAAAACGATGTGCTGTTTAACCGCACGAACTCTTTTGACTTTGTTGGACGTACCGGAATAGTAAAAGACCAGACCGACTGCACATTTGCATCATATTTGATCCGTCTGGTTCCAGACAGAAACGTAATATTGCCCGAATATTTGGCTGTTTATCTGAACACTCAGTTTGGAATAGGCCAGATTAAACGCCGCGCAATGCGTTCGATTAACCAGGCAAATGTGAGCGGATCTGAGGTTAAAAGAATCCTGATCCCCCTCGTTGCTCCCGAAACTCAAGAGCATATTGCCGAGCTTGTTAATGCCTCGTATCAGGTAAGCAAAGAAAGTGAAGCTTACTACACCCAAGCCCAGCAACTCCTCGAATCTGAGCTGGGGCTGGACAGGCTGCGTTTTGACAAACCCGTGGGCTACACGGCGCGGTTTAGTGTTATCGGGCTGTCTGACAGCGTCAGCGCCAATCGTATTGATGCCCAGTGTTTCTCGCCTGAAGCCGTGTTCTATGAAGACTGGTTGCTGAAACATGCGAACTGCGATCGACTGAATCTCTTGCTTGCCAGCACTGCGAAAGGTCGGCAACAAGCCGAAGCCGAAACGGGCACAGCAGACTATTGCAGCATCAAACACATCACTAGCTGCGAAATTGTCGGCGCATCCAAAGCATCACCTTCTGCCGGAACACCAAACGCCAGAAAGGATGATCTACTGTTGGCCATTACCGGCGCGACCATCGGCAAAATCGGCATCGTCAATCGCTACGACAACCTCGTTTTTTCGGGCGACATGTTGCGTCTCCGGGCCAATGGTGCGGTCAATCCCCACTATCTCCTGCTGACTCTGGATCATCACTTGGGCCAGGTGCAATTTAATCGCTGGATCACCGGATCAACCAACGGCCATCTTGCCCAACGCGATGTCAGCCGGGTTCTGGTGCCGCGCCTTGCTCCTGAAAAAGAAAAACAAATTGCCGTGCTGGTGGCGGAGTCGCTTGAAAAGCGGCAGGAGTCGGAACAACTCCTTGACCAGGCCAAATCCCGCGTCGAACAACTCATCGAAGAGGCGGTGCGGGCATGA
- a CDS encoding glucosamine inositolphosphorylceramide transferase family protein: MKLPFFQRLKSTIFRKQQSAQAEHIHPYWSIGIYTGKTPDALSSPTGSINPVLTAKDVSDVPANFVADPFMLYEQGCWYMFFEIETTLNGAPIGRIGLATSPDGLHWRYEKVVLEESFHLSYPYVFKWQDQFYLVPETRSVREVRLYQAVDFPWKWQYKRLLLSGRRFADSSLFRFNDRWWMFSDAGNNTLRLYHSSELTTGWQEHRKSPILRKNPLHARPGGRVIPTDGTVLRFAQDCQTSYGKQVFAFTVTELTPKTYRETPITEPILLPGAFAWNRFGMHTVDPHQLADGSWIACVDGLGEK, encoded by the coding sequence ATGAAGCTACCTTTTTTTCAACGGCTCAAATCTACGATATTCAGAAAACAGCAATCTGCACAGGCCGAACACATCCATCCATACTGGAGTATCGGTATCTACACCGGAAAAACTCCCGACGCTCTCTCCTCTCCGACAGGTAGCATAAACCCGGTTCTTACCGCCAAGGATGTATCTGATGTCCCGGCAAATTTTGTTGCCGACCCGTTCATGCTCTACGAACAGGGCTGCTGGTACATGTTCTTTGAAATTGAAACCACGCTCAACGGGGCACCCATCGGCAGAATCGGGCTGGCCACCAGCCCGGATGGTCTACATTGGCGGTATGAGAAGGTCGTTTTAGAAGAGTCCTTTCACCTGTCCTACCCCTATGTCTTCAAGTGGCAGGATCAGTTTTACCTTGTGCCGGAAACCAGGTCGGTGCGGGAAGTACGTCTGTATCAGGCTGTTGATTTTCCATGGAAGTGGCAGTACAAAAGGTTGCTGTTAAGTGGCCGCCGGTTTGCCGACTCCTCACTTTTCCGCTTTAACGACCGCTGGTGGATGTTTTCCGATGCCGGTAACAACACCCTGCGGTTGTATCACTCTTCTGAGCTGACAACCGGCTGGCAGGAGCATCGTAAAAGCCCGATCTTAAGAAAAAACCCCTTGCATGCACGGCCGGGCGGCCGGGTTATTCCCACAGACGGTACTGTCCTGCGTTTTGCCCAGGATTGCCAGACATCCTACGGCAAACAGGTCTTCGCCTTTACCGTGACAGAGCTGACACCGAAAACCTATCGGGAAACACCGATAACAGAGCCGATCCTCTTGCCTGGTGCGTTTGCGTGGAACCGGTTTGGGATGCACACTGTTGATCCGCATCAACTGGCCGATGGCAGCTGGATTGCGTGCGTTGACGGCCTGGGTGAGAAGTAG
- the dndD gene encoding DNA sulfur modification protein DndD yields MKFIKLTIENYKSFQFATEIAFPMAADGRSIFLIGGMNGAGKTSIMEAINYCLYGAKADEIYRNINRREKAKGNANVVFELVMEMDDGAELIVKRSWSAGAVAEPKPRDLSERLVVVRDGKRVSVQNQEIWQDFIRAAIPPGITQFFFFNGEKIQEIAADDHSEVRLKSSLEAVLGIQNINRLASDLAYIKQEERKGFVEISDEDLEFKQSELKKEKSKLGRKQQERTGLQEELAGFREQLADAKKRFEATFHAEPESRETMREQEKRRIQASNRLTQVENEIRNLCEKALPFALAGKLFDGIRRQIDQERDSATGAAIKEHAAELAKRLVRVVEEPEPIYREKLSAERMAELERRIVRLLKEGDGRGDAAKVLDLSDRDAARVLNQMENLERSEVFLIQPLLEEKRELETLVRALTGLSGLGGMTESERELFDQLQAEMESCSTQIGRKTEQLRLLEEEILSLEKRIGEIEMEIEKLYEKHNVSREKAEFIEECDAVAGVLNQFMVRLRKNKVYLLQEKTFEMYRLLSSRSGLIKDLTIDDKTYEVRISDRNGHEIKKSGLSAGEKEVFAVSLLWGLAQTSRLNLPIIIDTPLSRLDSTHRDNIVNNYFPNAGEQVVILSTDTEIDTNYYRSLKPHLSGAGCLAFDQRQELTTFKIGYFWEN; encoded by the coding sequence ATGAAATTCATCAAACTGACCATCGAGAACTACAAGTCGTTCCAGTTCGCCACCGAGATTGCCTTTCCCATGGCGGCGGACGGCCGCAGCATCTTTTTGATCGGCGGCATGAACGGTGCGGGCAAGACCTCGATCATGGAGGCGATCAACTATTGCCTCTATGGGGCCAAGGCGGACGAGATCTACCGCAACATCAACCGCCGCGAGAAGGCCAAGGGCAACGCCAATGTGGTGTTCGAACTGGTCATGGAGATGGACGACGGTGCAGAGCTGATCGTCAAACGCTCCTGGAGCGCGGGTGCGGTGGCGGAACCCAAGCCCCGCGACCTGAGCGAGCGGCTGGTGGTGGTGCGCGACGGCAAGCGGGTTTCAGTGCAGAATCAGGAGATCTGGCAGGATTTCATCCGCGCCGCCATTCCGCCCGGTATCACCCAGTTCTTCTTTTTCAACGGCGAGAAGATTCAGGAGATCGCTGCCGATGATCATTCCGAGGTGCGCCTGAAATCCTCGCTGGAGGCGGTGCTGGGCATCCAGAACATTAACCGCCTGGCCTCGGACCTGGCCTACATCAAGCAGGAAGAGCGCAAGGGCTTTGTGGAGATCTCCGACGAGGACCTGGAGTTCAAGCAGAGCGAGCTGAAAAAGGAGAAAAGCAAACTCGGTCGCAAGCAGCAGGAGCGCACCGGCTTGCAGGAGGAACTGGCCGGGTTCCGCGAGCAACTCGCCGACGCCAAGAAGCGCTTTGAGGCAACCTTTCATGCCGAGCCGGAAAGCCGCGAGACCATGCGCGAGCAGGAAAAGCGGCGCATTCAGGCATCCAACCGCCTGACCCAGGTGGAGAACGAAATCCGCAATCTGTGCGAAAAGGCGCTGCCCTTTGCCCTGGCGGGCAAACTGTTTGATGGCATCCGCCGGCAGATCGACCAGGAGCGCGACTCGGCCACCGGCGCAGCCATCAAGGAGCACGCCGCCGAGTTGGCCAAACGGCTGGTGCGAGTAGTCGAGGAGCCGGAGCCGATCTACCGGGAAAAGCTCTCCGCCGAAAGGATGGCCGAACTGGAGCGGCGCATCGTCCGCCTGCTCAAGGAAGGTGACGGTCGCGGCGATGCGGCCAAAGTGCTTGATCTCTCCGACCGGGACGCGGCACGGGTGCTGAACCAGATGGAGAATCTGGAACGAAGCGAGGTGTTCCTGATTCAGCCGCTACTGGAGGAAAAGCGCGAGCTGGAGACTCTGGTGCGGGCACTGACCGGCCTCTCCGGCCTCGGTGGCATGACCGAGTCGGAACGGGAGCTGTTCGACCAGCTGCAGGCCGAGATGGAAAGCTGCTCGACTCAGATCGGCCGCAAGACCGAGCAGCTTCGCCTACTGGAAGAGGAAATTCTTTCGTTGGAAAAACGCATCGGCGAAATCGAGATGGAGATCGAAAAGCTCTACGAGAAACACAACGTCTCCAGGGAGAAGGCGGAGTTCATCGAGGAGTGCGACGCCGTCGCCGGCGTGCTCAACCAGTTCATGGTGCGCCTGCGCAAGAACAAGGTGTACCTGCTGCAGGAAAAGACCTTCGAGATGTACCGCCTGCTCTCCAGCCGCAGCGGCTTGATCAAAGACCTGACCATCGACGACAAGACTTACGAGGTGCGTATCAGTGACCGCAACGGGCACGAGATCAAAAAGTCGGGCCTATCGGCGGGGGAAAAGGAGGTGTTTGCGGTGTCGCTGCTGTGGGGGCTGGCTCAGACCAGCCGGCTCAATCTCCCGATCATCATCGATACCCCGCTCTCGCGTCTGGACAGCACGCACCGGGATAACATCGTCAACAACTACTTTCCCAACGCCGGGGAGCAGGTGGTGATTCTCTCCACCGATACCGAGATCGATACGAACTACTACCGGAGCCTGAAGCCGCACCTGAGCGGTGCCGGTTGCCTTGCCTTTGACCAGCGGCAAGAGCTGACCACCTTCAAAATCGGCTATTTCTGGGAGAACTGA
- a CDS encoding helix-turn-helix domain-containing protein: MTGFLFPRTTGNVCCHQGTVLPLLSLFFREVRHIPLLFCLEIFCILIPVIRISSAFLHPSYILLVFIGAQGYLSLSFFHYESLLSGEVMDKIDKWLTIDELASYIKMSRTKLYGMAQRGEVPASKIGNQWRFDREEIDRWMKAHATGKGEPKA, from the coding sequence GTGACGGGTTTTCTTTTTCCGCGTACCACCGGCAATGTGTGTTGCCATCAGGGTACCGTGCTGCCGCTGTTATCACTCTTTTTTCGAGAAGTCCGTCACATCCCGCTTCTCTTTTGCCTCGAAATTTTCTGCATTCTTATCCCTGTTATCCGGATCTCGTCCGCTTTCCTGCATCCTTCCTACATTCTTCTTGTTTTTATTGGTGCCCAGGGTTATCTTTCTTTATCATTTTTTCACTACGAATCTCTTCTGAGCGGTGAGGTCATGGATAAAATCGACAAATGGCTGACCATTGATGAGTTGGCAAGCTACATCAAAATGAGCCGAACCAAGCTCTACGGTATGGCCCAGCGCGGCGAGGTTCCCGCCTCCAAGATCGGCAACCAATGGCGTTTCGACCGGGAGGAGATCGATCGGTGGATGAAGGCGCACGCGACCGGCAAAGGGGAACCCAAGGCATGA
- a CDS encoding DNA modification system-associated small protein has product MNLTSEDKRLLEDLCRQHGVSADKVLKLLDTVRDYEFKERRTGVYDALREILKSTPGGATS; this is encoded by the coding sequence ATGAATCTGACCAGTGAGGACAAACGGCTGCTGGAGGATCTGTGCCGACAACACGGTGTGAGCGCCGACAAGGTGCTGAAGCTACTCGACACAGTGCGTGATTACGAATTCAAGGAGCGCCGCACCGGGGTCTATGACGCCCTGCGCGAGATCCTGAAATCGACACCGGGAGGCGCGACATCATGA
- a CDS encoding DndE family protein: MADRLYTSSEADEILSALRFETKLEKATLARMAFALSLSKVGAEVPGSPNFSGGEMKRPTFFAEDETFIRTLLSFAYKRPDISEDELFSNRSLTKNHIDHGAMLLNELFQTCGRSGNGLIARLVEEVEFSGRRENFGLELDIFIGRTLLKRNELVMALNNTARHANSHLAIMGKPGVGKTQFLLKLLADIRIQSNYQTNFVYFDYKGDVVDNERFLEIAKVQPYRLLQAGQSLPINPFVLPAYDEQTINVSAREKAESFASINNKLGVVQKGALTEAIRAGYAKRTGSPTPYPDFQDILEIAAAAYEEDGKKDDSLIEVLRDLSDFDLFWKHGSDAPPIEKLSNRTLLIDVHAMPVLKELVAYLVIERMYKEMASMPDSPVTDGRRTIRTILVIDEAHNYLNQKNIFLQRIIREGRSKGVVVFFASQSPNDYQQDFFNFQELLEFAYIFQCEGVAAGSVQKILGCTSKTAKELQTEIARLEPWQVVSRSSDKTEEFVKFTAEAFYKNY, from the coding sequence ATGGCGGATCGTCTGTACACATCGAGTGAGGCGGATGAAATCCTGAGCGCTCTGCGCTTTGAAACCAAGCTGGAGAAGGCAACCCTGGCACGGATGGCCTTTGCGCTCTCTCTTTCCAAGGTCGGTGCCGAGGTGCCGGGCAGCCCCAACTTCAGCGGCGGGGAGATGAAACGGCCAACATTCTTCGCTGAGGACGAGACCTTTATCCGTACCTTGCTTTCCTTCGCCTACAAGAGGCCGGATATCAGCGAAGACGAGCTGTTTTCGAACCGGTCGCTGACAAAGAATCACATCGACCATGGCGCAATGCTGCTGAATGAGTTGTTCCAGACCTGTGGTCGCAGCGGTAACGGGCTGATCGCCCGGTTGGTGGAAGAGGTGGAGTTCTCCGGCCGTCGCGAGAATTTTGGTCTAGAATTGGATATCTTCATCGGCCGTACGTTACTCAAACGCAACGAACTGGTGATGGCGTTGAACAACACCGCCAGGCATGCCAACTCTCACCTGGCCATCATGGGCAAGCCCGGCGTCGGCAAGACGCAGTTCCTGTTGAAGCTGCTCGCGGATATCCGGATTCAATCAAACTACCAGACCAATTTTGTTTACTTCGATTACAAGGGCGATGTAGTTGATAACGAACGGTTTCTGGAAATCGCCAAGGTTCAGCCGTACCGGCTTTTGCAGGCAGGGCAGAGCCTGCCGATCAACCCCTTTGTACTGCCCGCCTACGACGAGCAGACCATCAACGTTTCAGCCCGCGAAAAAGCGGAGAGCTTTGCCTCCATCAACAATAAACTTGGCGTGGTCCAAAAAGGGGCGCTGACCGAAGCGATCCGGGCCGGATATGCAAAACGTACCGGGTCTCCGACACCTTACCCGGATTTCCAGGACATTCTTGAAATTGCTGCGGCAGCATACGAGGAGGATGGCAAAAAGGACGACAGCCTGATCGAGGTCCTACGCGATCTGTCGGACTTTGATCTGTTCTGGAAGCACGGCAGCGACGCGCCGCCCATTGAAAAACTCTCCAATCGCACCCTGCTCATTGATGTACACGCCATGCCGGTTTTGAAGGAGCTGGTGGCCTACCTGGTCATTGAGCGAATGTATAAGGAGATGGCAAGCATGCCGGATAGCCCGGTGACCGACGGGCGACGAACCATCCGCACCATTCTGGTTATCGATGAGGCCCATAACTACCTCAACCAGAAGAATATCTTCTTGCAGCGTATTATTCGCGAGGGCCGCTCAAAGGGCGTGGTGGTGTTTTTCGCCAGCCAGTCGCCCAACGATTACCAGCAGGACTTCTTCAATTTCCAGGAACTGCTGGAGTTCGCCTATATCTTCCAATGCGAGGGCGTGGCTGCCGGTTCGGTCCAGAAGATTCTCGGCTGCACCAGCAAGACGGCCAAGGAGTTGCAGACGGAAATTGCCCGGTTGGAACCCTGGCAGGTGGTAAGTCGCAGTTCCGACAAGACCGAGGAGTTCGTTAAGTTCACGGCCGAAGCGTTTTACAAGAACTATTAA